The Branchiostoma floridae strain S238N-H82 chromosome 8, Bfl_VNyyK, whole genome shotgun sequence genome has a segment encoding these proteins:
- the LOC118421839 gene encoding uncharacterized protein LOC118421839 has product MGSAASRRKKNAATKLSAISAVTSNAPKPPGNEESNKGNDSATLQQEPVLQQKEIENGHNEENGKSPVTTNGTNGHDSSATMQQDAVLQPGRPADGHLQNGASKNRETIATTRDGYITEQPRRTYTATELKQLMLAAVIIQR; this is encoded by the exons ATGGGGTCGGCGGCGTCTAGGAGAAAGAAGAACGCCGCAACTAAACTTAG tGCCATCTCAGCAGTGACAAGCAACGCACCTAAACCACCAGGTAATGAAGAATCAAATAAAG GCAATGACAGCGCCACATTGCAGCAAGAaccagtactgcagcagaaggaAATAGAAAATGGTCACAATGAAGAAAATGGAAAAAGTCCAGTTACAACAAATG GTACAAATGGACATGACAGCAGTGCCACCATGCAACAAGatgcagtactgcagccagggaGACCAGCAGACGGACACCTGCAGAACGGTGCAAGCAAAAATA GGGAGACCATTGCTACAACACGTGATGGGTACATCACAGAACAGCCCCGACGGACGTACACAGCAACAGAGCTGAAGCAGCTGATGTTGGCAGCGGTTATCATTCAAAGGTAA